The stretch of DNA TCCATGgcaaaaagtgaaatttaaaTACTTTTGAATCCAAAATAGGGTAACGCACATTGTTGCAAATCATGTAAAAACTACTTCATACAATGTGTTGTTCTACAATCAGTTACATCAAACTATCTGAAACTGAAGAGTATAGTATGTCAGGTGTAGATCAGTTTCTTGCAGTGCTATTTGACACCCATGAAAGGCAGCTTTCTGCCCTAAGTGAGTCAGGTGACCAAGCAGTAGGATACAGTCACACATCGGGATCCCATCCATCTCCAGAGTGGAAGCACAGGAGTCGAGATGACGTTCATCGCCAAGACCTTCTACGACCTGAGGGCCACCACGCTGGAGGGAGACTCGGTGGACTTTAACGTGTTCAGGGGCCGGGTGGTCCTGATAGAAAACGTGGCCTCGCTCTGAGGCACCACCACCCGGGACTACAGCGAGCTGAACCAGCTCCAGAGCAAGTACCCCCATCGGCTGGTGGTCCTGGGCTTTCCCTGTAACCAGTTTGGATATCAGGTCAGTTGAGCGGCATGGTTTCCTCCGGCATGCTGGTATGACCCTGCAAAATCTTGCATCGATATTAGTcagaaatctaaaaaaaagtaaataaaattactttatATGGTGATGatattgaattattaatgtCAAACCTGCATCAGTTCACCTCTTAATACTAACCACTGGACACAAAATACAGCTTTTCAAATTGGAAGTTACACCCAATTCTCCCATGTTTGCCCAATGAGAATGATTCCCATTATATTCACCTATATATCAGTTCAAAAGAAAAGCACGAATTGTATGCAAGCTGTAGCTGCAATTATATTTTAAGTGTCTGCCTGACACTCTTGCAGAGAGTGATTTTGTTTGCTACATACAAATCATCTTAATTCCTGTTACCACTGAAATTAGAGGCAGACTATGAGCCATAAAGCCTTTTACAATACTGCTGTGGAGTTTGAAACAGCCGgacaacatgaaaatgaattctGGTGTTTTGCAGGAGAACTGCTCCAATGGTGAGATCCTGAACTCCCTGCAGCATGTGCGGCCAGGCGGTGGCTTTAAGCCCAACTTTAACATCTTTGAGAAGTGTGATGTCAAtggaacaaacacacatccgGTCTTTGCCTATCTTAAAGACAAGCTCCCGTATCCCGACGACGACCCCAACTCCCTCATGCAGGACCCCAAATTTCTGGTCTGGAGCCCCATCTGCAGGACGGACGTCTCTTGGAACTTTGAGAAATTCCTCATCGGGCCAGAGGGAGAGCCCTTTAAAAGATACAGCAAAAAGTTCCCCACCATTGACATAGAGCCTGACATTCAAAGACTGTTAAGATTAACCAAGACCTAAGAATAGCCTTCAGTCCTAATGACTTCTCATCCATCAAAGTCAAGGCCGATGTGTCGTCTTCCACTCTTTTAAGCCTTATTAAATGAGGGTAATATTCTGAAAAGATGAGGGAATATTGTCTGAGGTCTTATAAGTGCTTAGGAGCAGTGGAGAACTGCATTCAGTATATGTAAAAGGGTTTTAAAGTAAAGCAGGATATTTCCTTTTGCATGTCCTTTCTGTTCTTGTCCTAAGCCAGCCTGGCCAGCAGATGGTGCTGCTGATTTGATCATACAAAGGATAACTTCTGTCATGCTCCTCTGAATTAGCattcaccacacacaccattcacaaAATGTTTTCGCTGGAATAAAATCCTAAAAAGCAATCATCTTTTCTCACTAATGTATCTTGTTTTAAATGGAGCGTATATGCAAGGGGCACCCCCCAATAAAGATGTGTGCCTTTGGTGCAAAGGTTGACAGAAATGGATGTTGTCACATCTGAAACAGCTCTGTGTGGGCATAGTAATGAGGCTTGAAATACAATAGGAAGTATGTGGAATTATGCTGCACGCTCACTAAAATAACTCACAGGACATTCCTCTGCATTATGCATCATCTAACGAGCTGATTCAATCTTCAGTTGTTGAGATCTGCTTTCTCCACCAATTCATTAGATCCACGTTTCAAAGTAAGATCTGCTGATACCAGTGGCCTAATGCAACGGCAGGAATGCTTTACTACCACAGTGACACCTAAAGACAAGTCCTAAATCATGCTTTTAGGAAAACAGCAACCTCTCCACTGAGGTAATGAGCTCTTATACAGATTTAGTTTTCTATGCACAGTGTGTATTGTTTGCCAGCTCTGCAGATTAGCTGTGGATTTTCTGCACATCCGCTCACATCCACATCAGCTGATGATGTCAGAGCCACAGGCTACATGAGCCAGGCAGTGCCCTAATGTCTTTGGCAGGTTGCTGCGGGGACAAACGCTCAGTCACCTgacactgttttatttctgtttgtagACTTGCTGTCTTTGCAtatcacatttaaatatttgtgttGCTGTGATGCAGCAGGCCaatttgatttatatatttCCCGCAGCTCCACCGGTCTGTGGTTGACAGTCAGGTAAGTAATGCTGCTTATTAGAGGCAGCAAATATTGGAGGAGGAATGTCATGGggcctctcctccactctctgcCTGCACTGCTCCCCTGCTCACACAGCTTGCAGAAAAATACTATCAAAGATCGCCTCTGTTGAGCGATCAGTCACTCAATTCAATTCTGGAAAATTATGTAAACTACAATCGATTAAAATAATAGAACAGAGGAAGTATCTTTTACATCTGGATATAGTATAGGATGTCACACACATTCTAATTTCATCTCTCTGAGTTACATGTATTTTGGCCCAAATAACCCTGGATGTAACTACTGCTAAATATTATCTAAGATATGAAAATAAGCACAATGATTTGTAAATAAATAGTCACTGTATGCCATTGTAAAATACCATCGTAAGACAGGACATGAGCAACAACAGGTCAAAGGTTACAGGTTTCCATGACCAATAGGTAAATGAGTCTGGAGCTCCTGAACTTCACTCCTGTGGGTGGAAAGATCACACgtaaacaaaataaagcagaaacatCCGATTAAGTTTGTTCAAATTTGACCAAACGTAAACCAGGTAAAACACAAAACCGTGTCCAACAGGAGCCACAGAGGAATGACGTAATTAAAAGCAATATGTGAAAAGCGCATGTTGTAAAACGCAGAGTGAGAGCTCTTCGCTTTCCGTCCTCTACGTCTACCTACAGGTGAGCGCTGTTGCCACGGAAACGTTTGCTTTGCCCCCTTCTCGCGAGACTccggggcagagagagagagagggagagagagagagagagggagagagggagatgggagGCTGCCTGAATGATCTCatccctccagcagctgcatAGCGCAACGAGGCGAGCCCGTAACTTTCTATCAAACTTCCAAGTTGCCTTTCGGAGGAAGACACGGGGCCATTTTCAGTTTTGAGCCGGAGCGAACACGTCTCGCCGCCAAGGTAAGAGGGAGCGCTGCGCAGTTTGGTGTTTGGGGACTTACTGGACCTTGTTACGAGTtgaaacaaaaggaggaaaaaccCGCTTCGTCTTGGGTGACATCCTAAAAAGGTGAGTCGGGACCGCGGTgtggtcatgtgtgtgtgtgtgtgtgtgtgtgtgcgcggtgGTGTTCGCGGTAGGTGGCTGTAGGAGCACAACATCTGTCGGCTGTCTGTGGACAAAGCACATCTTTGTGCAGTGTGGAGCCAGTGCGCAATCAGTgccactgtcttttttttttgttgcaactAATGGTGGTAGACTGAGGTGGACGTTTCCACCCGATAAAATATACGTATCCGCTGCGTCGTTGTGTGTGTCAAGGGCATTGTTCCCTGCTCTGCTTTGGGAGACGACTCACAGGTGGTATCAGCACACCGCTGTGTTACATAtagcatgtgtgcatgtctcCTTGTGTAACTGTCACCATCACTGATCTACAGCATGCTATATCCCGTGTTGGTGCCACACGAGGAGGGATTCCAGGCAGGTGACTTCCTTGTGCCACATCTGTGTGGCCCTGGGAGCTCTGATTTGTTTACAGCCCTGCCTGCCTCATCTCGTTGAACAGATTAGGCCAAGCTGATTGCATGGTGAACGTAGAGTTCAATCTGAACAATATGTTAAATGTCTGCTAGTTGTGGGATTTTGATGACAGAGTAACCCAACTACACCCTCTGGTTGCTCATTTATTAACGCTAAATGTGCAGGATCTACTCAAAACCAGCCTGTTTTTGTCCACTTTGAAGCATCCAGACTGTTTTGGTGTAAAAAACAGAATCCAGATTGTTACAATGGTGGCAACATGATGGAGTAGGGAAGAATCTGGCAAAGCAGAGCAACAAGGCAAACAGAGGTTTGTTTAGATAGTAACAGCCAGGAAACTGTGCCAGCTTTCAAAgttcaaacacatgcagcattGTGTCCTAAATCAGTGTATTTACAAAATACCAACTGTAACAAACCTGTTGCAATTATGCAGGTAGGGGATTAAAGACCAGCGCTGTCCCCTCCAGCAGAATGCCAGCTCCTGCTCCAGTAGCAGTGCTCCTTGGAGTTGGATAACTTGGCGTGAgtcaggtgaaaaaaaaaaaaaaaggaagcctTGGAGCTGAGCTTTGGGCAAGGAACGAGGATTTTTAGCATTCTTGATGGGCTTAGCTGACCAGCGATGGGCATGGCTGATCACAGAGCCGCACTGCCATTTTTACTAGTGAGTCTAATCTCAGCTTTGCCCCGTCTGCTCGGTCTAAACCGTGGCTACTACTCACACCGGACTGCTTTTTGATCCGTCAGATGGGATGGATTCTTGTTGAGTATTAATCGAACGCATCAGCTCTGCATGTTGTTATTGGGGAAAGCATGGATGCTCTGTTTTAATCTGCTACAATGGTTCCCAACAAGTCTGCGTTTTATGCTGCAGATAAAAACACTGCGCAAGGTGAAGAT from Pempheris klunzingeri isolate RE-2024b chromosome 13, fPemKlu1.hap1, whole genome shotgun sequence encodes:
- the gpx2 gene encoding glutathione peroxidase 2 — protein: MTFIAKTFYDLRATTLEGDSVDFNVFRGRVVLIENVASLUGTTTRDYSELNQLQSKYPHRLVVLGFPCNQFGYQENCSNGEILNSLQHVRPGGGFKPNFNIFEKCDVNGTNTHPVFAYLKDKLPYPDDDPNSLMQDPKFLVWSPICRTDVSWNFEKFLIGPEGEPFKRYSKKFPTIDIEPDIQRLLRLTKT